ctaattacaaaggaaactctggcgaaagttttggaaatttagggagttagtcaaactTGGGGCTGCTtgtttgtggtataaaacaaactaagttgcataagatgctaatgacagatttttacccttattcgaggacgaatgatcctaagagggggagaatgtaacactccggaaaattttgaagtatctaagtgtaaagcccggtaaattttgcaaagaaaataatgtttcatggtgccggactaggcttacgtgtttgaggattgtagaaattattcggtctttttgggttgaacaatgcaccggaaagtaaaggaaactttttggTGAAAAAgcacgtttatgcggtccattatgcgatcgcagaatcactctgcggaccgcataatggccgcagagtgaggcagttgattGGGCCAGTGGTAAGCAATTATgaggtcgactatgcgaccgcataactgttatgctctgcggtcgcatagtgactgcatacacagacagatttttggtcattttggacaccaattatgcgaccggtatgcggtccgcataaccattatgcggtcgcatatgcgaccgcagaacctgttctggagctccatttttttttggattttaaaacccgaccctatttcgttaaatacacgcaaagggtcatttttgagcaaatattctgatgttttagagagaagggagagtgttttagagagagagaataccctaggctaattattcatcaagtcttgctcaaatcttggaagattaacaaggaaaacccataagttcttcatctaagaggtaaggttccataccctagtttttaatttcgaatttgggtagaagatgattgattaggagtatgattcttggatatgagagtattatctatacatgcatgtaccaaaaagatttgtgggaagattgttgagcttaaataagtaaggattgggttgtgtagtgaaggaaatcttgtagaagaaccttgtggttaaatttgcacacctagtgtttgataaaatgctcaaatgagctgagaccatgaatatcttcctaattatggttcaattttgttatctcaaatagattgggattgctagaatttccagaacgttgtagtaatttaaggaaaactcaattgaggtatgttggctaaactttctctcttggaattgaattccataatgtttccttgcgtttcaaagtatgggttgcgtattaaaatgtgatggcttgaatcgtatttcaaatgaaatctagtatgccaaattgtgtgacaaaatctcaatattcttaagactcttaattgctcatatgtgtacctaaagtcttgattggaaatgtcttattgttgaacAAATGACAGTAATACTTGTGACCAATAGTGAAAGTAATACTTGTGACCAacggtgccaatgaaatgaaataatgtgagaaagattatgaaatgagctttgactcaactattccaaaattgacttcgacaatataatcggctaaaagtttatgaactcaagtgatgcccatatgtggctgttttagctaatgatatgctttgtaagtaattttcaatgtgttttgcgttcttacatactcgtgagtggaaattgtatatgattttaacttgtacttcgattgccaatcattttactccatttattggaaagaaatcgattgtgtttaaagccttcattactaatgaatttaaagttatgatttccgaaatattctacttcttaataattatgatgatgatctatgaaagggaagaaatgaaagtgtgaaatatgaaatacggccattgttccatgaataaagaatcatatgtatggccaagagagccaatgaaataataatgttgtaagtggttgaaagtactaactaggtgatatgtggtgtgaaaggttatgagatgtacgtatttgtacttttgtttaaaatgtgttatgaaaccctatggacggtctatgaaacgcataggtctattgtgttatgaaaccctatggacggtttatgaaacgcataggtatattgtgttatgaaaccgtatggatggtctatgaaacgcacaggtatattgtgttatgaaacccaatggacggtctatgaaacgcataggtatattgtgttatgaaatcctatggacggtctatgaaacacataggtacattgtgttatgaaatcctgtggacaatctatgaacgcataggtacattgcgatatgaaatcatgtggacggtctatgaacgcataggtacattgtgttatgaaatccactgtgctatgaaatcctgtggacggtctatgaaatgcatagatgcattgtgtataagaggtatagatgtacgatatgaataaacactatggacggtctatgaaacgcataagtgtataatatgatatgtgaacacttaggacggtctaatgagacacattattagtgcagacaataggtgccccttttgttgtccttgtttgtacaggttgtttcaattacattatattatgtgctccacgtatagatcatatgggcattccattttgaaagaggatttctagctatacatactagtgctattcgatagtactaacgtcccttttgccgggggcgctgcatctttaatggatgcaggtggttctatagtAGGTggcattgattagtgatagcagtacactcctttcagccgatttggtgagccccacttcatttcggggtcatgtatcttttgtttctcatgtactttgtggttgaggtatagccggggccttgttgccagaatttccatattactcttcagttgtacttagaggatcCGTatacaggttgtgggtggtatttgatgtagggaattggattagaactgttggtatttggcaacatgtttttcattaaatctataaactcgtactattttggaaatattgaatgatgctgttaatgggaatgaaatggaagcggttaatgaaatctcttcagtatttgattaacggagtacatctcctctttattcatgaatgaatttgggtagaatgaaatataACAGTCtggctcagtcgggttcactcggttgagcgctggtcgcgctcctcggttttgcgGCGTGACACATATCTTAGAtcttaacatcaaaatcatgtgaaaatttgtgaaactttttcaagtttttgaaaattatgaaattGAGTTATGAGAGTgaatttggactcgaattttgaaactcaTCAcgtatatgaactcgtggggtggGTAGATGAAAtataccattggacccgggttttgaccgggcgggacccgggttgacttttgttaacatTTAGGGAAAAgggtaaagatcttaactttatctattgcaattgaattccctagtattgtttgatgatattgaatCGATTTGGGTTAGATTTAAGCCGCGTGGAAGcggattttaagggaaaagctatttgcgagtgttgaattggcctagttgaggtaagtgtcttgcctaacttcgtgtgagggaactaccccttagaattggtattgtttgattcaattgttctaagtgaaatccgtgtaagcaaggtgacgagtgggtacacgggttgtacgtggtatttgaccgagttaggctacttagactattttcatgctttaattgaaatgccatatcatgttctaaattctcatagtcaatctattcttatttgtgttagtctatccttacatgccttaattgacttgtttagtacttgttctacatcctacttgataaattgctcccatgcttagttgaacttgttgactATTTTGTTGTTACATTCTATCTCtttattgttaattatcattgtttgaaGTTATTATTCGTGCTATCTCTTCCCTTATTGATTATCAATACTTGAAGTAATCGTTCATGTTATCCCTTTCCTTGTTGATGTCCATTATTTGAAACTTATTGCTaaatgttatctcttttattgtaagttagtcttatctaatatcgtGCTTGTACATTATTTCTCTCATAGTTGAGTTATTAGGTGTttaagttgtgaaagtcgttaacACGTTGAGGCGAAGTTGGTCATTATTGAGACATTCATCTTattgagcattttacattcattgttgttgatgatattcttgtatacgttgTGGTGGATCCATGGGCTACTATTGTgaaaacattggtattgttgttgttgttggcaagttgtgatatatgggcacttgtggtgcaaatttttattgtgatatgatattgacgcgcatggggcggtataaggcttggggttaatgtgcatgcggcacTATAAAGTGGGATTTATGtgtgtgttgcttgtaggggaactacgtgatcataaggtgggctaaagtgcatgtggctatttcgagaaaactattttcaaaacctatttcaaatgtaaggctcatacggcggtataaggaaagattgtgattgaaattgagaaataagaatacgaggcggtacctcggttgtgattcttgattatacaaggcggtacctcggttttgatttcattatacacgaggtggtacctcgttgtgattcttgctatttatttcatgttgcaaagtgttttggtgggaatatttcttgttgtttcattctttTTTGTTCTAGTAGTTGTTGTTCGTACAAGATCATTGTAGCctctttagttgcttcttttatgctATTTCCATTGTTAATTTTCGGTACTAGTTCATGCTTTTATTTTGTTTCGTATCAGTTTTTTTTCACTTTCCATTACATATCCATATTACATTGGCATTatgtttatttatatcctagtaggtgtcttaacctggactcgtcactactctactgaggttaggcttgacacttactgggtatcgttatggtgtactcatactacacttctgcatatttcttttgtgcaggtccaggtacgtctgctcgtgccgATTATTAGAGATTGTTTGCAGCTGTTgcttgggagacttcaaggtatacctactccACGTCCGcatgcctcgaagtcaccttccctattttaattcttgttgtatttcttttataCAACGATGTATTAGATATTCTAAAAttattctatagagcttatgactcagttcaaCCGATTTTGAGGAGCGTACTGTTGAGATTATCTTTTGATTTGGAAGGTTATAACAGTATTCAGcttgttttagtattttgataaATTGTTTCTGCCAAGTAATTATTgtttgttaggtttacctagtcatagagactaggtgccatcacgacatcctacggtgggaaattggggtcgtgataagttggtatcagagctctaggttcataggtgttacgagtcataagcaagtttagtacagtcttgcggatcggtacagagatatctgtacttatcttcgagaggctagagaactgttaggaaagctccacatctttgattccttatcgtgcaaattgGTAGATTTTGAaagcagatggtgaggacatgcaccactggatccgacgatcagacaccAGCGCCCCTTGCAAGAGCCGTGAgaggtcggggtagaggccgaagAGGGGCACGTGGTGTAGCCATAGCACCTACCCAAACtacgacagaggagccaccagtagctccagtcggGGGACAGGCACCCCAGGCGCCTATTGCCACCCCAACACCTCAGGAGACCCTCGTACTTTTCATGAGCATGTTCGATACCTTcactcaggcggggttgatcccacttgcatcagccacatctcaggctgggggagtaGCACAGACTCTCGCGGCATGTACCCTAGAGCAGCAGGTCTAGGTTGATCTGGTCCCAGAGGTCAAACCGGTACAACCTATTGCTCCGGTTCAGCgcgtggttagggcagcaacatctgagaaGGAGCAGCATAGGCTCGAGAGGttcaaaaagtaccaccctcctacttttagtggtttggcttcagaggatgtaCATAGGTTTCTTGAGGAATG
This region of Nicotiana tomentosiformis chromosome 4, ASM39032v3, whole genome shotgun sequence genomic DNA includes:
- the LOC138909839 gene encoding uncharacterized protein, encoding MVRTCTTGSDDQTPAPLARAVRGRGRGRRGARGVAIAPTQTTTEEPPVAPVGGQAPQAPIATPTPQETLVLFMSMFDTFTQAGLIPLASATSQAGGVAQTLAACTLEQQRVVRAATSEKEQHRLERFKKYHPPTFSGLASEDVHRFLEECHCILRTMDIVEMSGVAFTTFQLKKAAYQWWRAYKVGNPSEAASLTWDQFLEIFLREFVPQTLRDTWRVEFEELHRSTMTVSEYAV